A window of the Emys orbicularis isolate rEmyOrb1 chromosome 1, rEmyOrb1.hap1, whole genome shotgun sequence genome harbors these coding sequences:
- the TNFRSF1A gene encoding tumor necrosis factor receptor superfamily member 1A isoform X2 encodes MAHPEPSPALVATLILTLAWVWAEECLGVAPNPDTQQIHGTALGRKKREPKCQMGEYLHSNRTHCCMRCHAGTYLAEDCQSVSLATICMPCPKGTFTATDNTLRKCIGCQRCRSEFQQITLSECTEKKNTVCGCLPNQFQSEPNTLFKCKNCSPCHNGTILKNCAKDSDTICVCHPGYFLHKNNCNPCSSCNEEECKKVCAAIPSTSPSVKNDYWGHTILLIGLVVVLAASLGLLFAVKLIKQYRQRVTTAIFYSCVSTQQPKKEPVSEVSKVVMNERKAATFAPVPPQIENMWTANAVPRSMVEQELPDCVRPAGKTQLPDNPVVLYTVADHVLLSRWKEFVRRLGLSDYEIERIELEQRRVRDAQYEMLRQWRLQMGQGATVERISYVLNQMELSGCSEAIQEALAGQP; translated from the exons CTCATTCTAACTCTGGCCTGGGTGTGGGCTGAGGAATGCTTGGGAGTAGCCCCAAACCCAGATACCCAACAAATCCATGGGACAGCCCTGGGGAGAAAGAAGAGGGAGCCAAAGTGTCAGATGGGAGAGTACCTACACTCCAACAGGACCCACTGCTGCATGAGATGCCACGCAG GGACTTACTTGGCAGAAGactgtcagtcagtcagtcttgCGACCATCTGCATGCCATGTCCTAAGGGCACATTCACGGCTACGGATAACACTTTGAGGAAATGCATTGGTTGCCAACGGTGCCGTTCAG AATTTCAGCAGATAACACTGTCTGAGTGCACTGAAAAGAAGAATACAGTCTGTGGCTGTCTGCCCAACCAATTTCAGAGCGAACCCAATACTTTATTCAAATGTAAGAACTGCAGCCCATGCCACAACGGGACCATCCTGAAAAACT GTGCAAAGGACAGTGACACGATCTGTGTATGTCACCCTGGATACTTCCTGCACAAAAATAACTGCAACCCTTGCAGCAG CTGTAATGAAGAAGAATGTAAGAAGGTCTGTGCCGCAATCCCATCAACTTCCCCCTCAGTGAAGAATGACTACTGGG GTCATACCATCTTACTCATTGGCCTCGTCGTTGTGCTTGCAGCTAGCCTTGGGCTGCTCTTTGCAGTTAAATTGATCAAGCAATACCGTCAAAGAGTGACAACGGCTATTTTTTACTCATGTG tttctacgCAGCAGCCAAAGAAGGAGCCGGTATCTGAAGTAAGCAAG GTTGTGATGAACGAGAGGAAAGCTGCCACCTTTGCTCCGGTACCACCCCAGATCGAAAACATGTGGACAGCCAATGCTGTGCCAAGGTCAATGGTTGAACAGGAGCTACCAGATTGTGTCAGACCTGCTGGAAAGACTCAACTCCCAGACA ACCCTGTTGTTCTCTATACTGTGGCGGACCATGTGCTGCTGTCTCGGTGGAAGGAGTTTGTGCGACGCCTGGGGCTGAGTGACTATGAGATTGAGCGAATCGAGCTGGAGCAGCGGCGCGTGCGGGATGCCCAATACGAGATGCTGAGACAATGGAGGCTGCAGATGGGCCAGGGTGCCACAGTGGAGCGCATCAGCTACGTCCTCAACCAGATGGAGCTGAGTGGTTGCAGCGAGGCTATCCAGGAGGCACTGGCCGGGCAGCCCTAA
- the TNFRSF1A gene encoding tumor necrosis factor receptor superfamily member 1A isoform X1, which yields MAHPEPSPALVATLILTLAWVWAEECLGVAPNPDTQQIHGTALGRKKREPKCQMGEYLHSNRTHCCMRCHAGTYLAEDCQSVSLATICMPCPKGTFTATDNTLRKCIGCQRCRSEFQQITLSECTEKKNTVCGCLPNQFQSEPNTLFKCKNCSPCHNGTILKNCAKDSDTICVCHPGYFLHKNNCNPCSSCNEEECKKVCAAIPSTSPSVKNDYWGTQGHTILLIGLVVVLAASLGLLFAVKLIKQYRQRVTTAIFYSCVSTQQPKKEPVSEVSKVVMNERKAATFAPVPPQIENMWTANAVPRSMVEQELPDCVRPAGKTQLPDNPVVLYTVADHVLLSRWKEFVRRLGLSDYEIERIELEQRRVRDAQYEMLRQWRLQMGQGATVERISYVLNQMELSGCSEAIQEALAGQP from the exons CTCATTCTAACTCTGGCCTGGGTGTGGGCTGAGGAATGCTTGGGAGTAGCCCCAAACCCAGATACCCAACAAATCCATGGGACAGCCCTGGGGAGAAAGAAGAGGGAGCCAAAGTGTCAGATGGGAGAGTACCTACACTCCAACAGGACCCACTGCTGCATGAGATGCCACGCAG GGACTTACTTGGCAGAAGactgtcagtcagtcagtcttgCGACCATCTGCATGCCATGTCCTAAGGGCACATTCACGGCTACGGATAACACTTTGAGGAAATGCATTGGTTGCCAACGGTGCCGTTCAG AATTTCAGCAGATAACACTGTCTGAGTGCACTGAAAAGAAGAATACAGTCTGTGGCTGTCTGCCCAACCAATTTCAGAGCGAACCCAATACTTTATTCAAATGTAAGAACTGCAGCCCATGCCACAACGGGACCATCCTGAAAAACT GTGCAAAGGACAGTGACACGATCTGTGTATGTCACCCTGGATACTTCCTGCACAAAAATAACTGCAACCCTTGCAGCAG CTGTAATGAAGAAGAATGTAAGAAGGTCTGTGCCGCAATCCCATCAACTTCCCCCTCAGTGAAGAATGACTACTGGGGTACGCAGG GTCATACCATCTTACTCATTGGCCTCGTCGTTGTGCTTGCAGCTAGCCTTGGGCTGCTCTTTGCAGTTAAATTGATCAAGCAATACCGTCAAAGAGTGACAACGGCTATTTTTTACTCATGTG tttctacgCAGCAGCCAAAGAAGGAGCCGGTATCTGAAGTAAGCAAG GTTGTGATGAACGAGAGGAAAGCTGCCACCTTTGCTCCGGTACCACCCCAGATCGAAAACATGTGGACAGCCAATGCTGTGCCAAGGTCAATGGTTGAACAGGAGCTACCAGATTGTGTCAGACCTGCTGGAAAGACTCAACTCCCAGACA ACCCTGTTGTTCTCTATACTGTGGCGGACCATGTGCTGCTGTCTCGGTGGAAGGAGTTTGTGCGACGCCTGGGGCTGAGTGACTATGAGATTGAGCGAATCGAGCTGGAGCAGCGGCGCGTGCGGGATGCCCAATACGAGATGCTGAGACAATGGAGGCTGCAGATGGGCCAGGGTGCCACAGTGGAGCGCATCAGCTACGTCCTCAACCAGATGGAGCTGAGTGGTTGCAGCGAGGCTATCCAGGAGGCACTGGCCGGGCAGCCCTAA